In gamma proteobacterium HIMB55, the genomic stretch TGGTATGGGGTGGATGAGCGAAATACTTTGAGCTAGAATCGCTGCACCACTCTAATAAATGGAAGATCTCTATGTTTCGTTCGAAGCCCAATGGCAAGCGCCCACTATCGCTTGCTGTAGCAGCCGCTATTACGCCTGTTTTGGCGTCAACCGCGCTTGCTCAAAACCCACAGTTAGAAGAGGTTGTGGTAACTGCGACTAAGCGCGCTGAAAACCTCCAAGACGTACCTATTTCAGTGAACGCGCTGTCTGGAGACGCAATGCGTTCACAGAACATCCTCACGTTCGATGACTATGTAGAGTTTCTACCTAACGTCGTGAGTGCAGGTGTTGGCCCAGGCCAGAAAGAAATTTACATTCGTGGCTCAGCTTCTGAGCAGTCGTCAATCACCGTTGCACCTGCGCAGGGCTCAGCACCTGGCGTTGCACTTTACTTCGACGAAATGCCCGTTTCATTCGGCGCGAGAAACCTCGACGTATACGCAGCTGACTTGGAGCGTATCGAGGTATTGTCTGGCCCGCAGGGCACGCTGTTCGGCGCGAGTTCGCAGTCAGGTAACATGCGTCTGATCACGAATAAGCCAAACCAAGACGAGTTCGAAGCAAGCCTCGACTTTGGGATGAGCAATACGCAGGGCGGCGCAGCTAGCAACAATGTTGAAGCCATGATCAACCTGCCACTGACAGACAAGTTGGCAGTACGTTTCGTTGGCTATAGCGACAACCAGGGTGGTTGGATCGACAACCAGCAGGCGACGTTTACGCCAAGCGGCGAAGTTATCGACCGTAACAACTCCGCTGGTTACGGCCCGTTCTTTAGCGACTTCCCGCTGACAACAATTCGTTCGGTAACAAACACTGACGTCGTTGCAGATGATTGGAACGAAGCGACATATAACGGCTACCGCGTAGGCGTTGCCTATGACATCAATGATGACTGGAGCATGTTGGTCACTCGTATGTCGCAGGAAATCGACGTCGAAGGTTCCTTCTTGATCGACCCAAGCTTGGGTGACTCCAAATCAGAGAAGTACATTCCTGAAAGCAACGTTGATGAGTTCGACATCACAACATGGACTCTCGAAGGCCGTATCGCAAACCTCGACGTGGTTTATACCGGCGGTTACATCGATCGTGAAGTCGACGCACTAATCGACTACACCCACTACAACAACGGTGGTGGCTACATCACTTACTACCTCTGTAGCGGCAACATCTACTCGGGTGACAAAGCCAATGCACGTAACACCTGTTTCGACCCTACGAAGCAGTACGCTGATGCGTCGACTAACGAGCGTACAACGCACGAATTCCGTGTCAGTAGCGATCCTGACGAGCGTTTGCGTTGGATGGCAGGCGTCTACACCAGTGACGTAGACACAACGCACATTGGTGAGTTCCAGTACCTGTCTACAAACGATGCGTTCAGCGAGCACATTGTTAACTACTTCGGCTCCGGTGCGCCTTTCCAAGTGGGTAATACCACTATCCCGAACACACCCGGAACCAACACAGACGGTCCAAGAAGCCCATTGACAACGTTCTACAATGACTTCACGCGGACAGAAGAAGAGACTGCGTTCTTCGGTGAGGTTCAGTTCGATCTTAACGATCGTTTGACAGCGTCATTGAGTGCACGTCGCTACAGCCTGAAGTCTCAGCTTCAGGGTGCGTCTAACTTCTCGTTCGGTTGCCGTTACGGCGCGCCGTTCACTGACCGCGACACACCTGCGGGTGCTGGTTTCGGCAACGCAGAAGTCACACCGGATGGTCGTTGCAACTCAAACGCCTTCAGTAATGACGTTTCATCACGTCTCCTGACTCTAGGTGACTACGCAGCAAACGGTAACGATGACACTATCCTGAGAGCGACAAGCCCTAATGGCGCGCGTGATATGTTCCGTGGTGGTGGTAGCAATGCGGCGACGCTTGCTGCAATCCAGAACGGCAACCTAGATATCAGCGCCATTTCTGAGGATGGTTCAACGCGCGAAGAAGACACCATTGTCCGCTTCTCACTGAACTTCAACCTGACCGATGATGTGATGCTTTACGGTATCTACTCAGAGGGCTACCGCCCAGCAACGCAAAACCGTAACGCCGGCCAGCTTGCAGCTAACCAGAGCGGTGTATACGAAGGTTATGTTGTACCAGCGGTAGCGGTAACGGACACACTCGAAAACATCGAATTCGGTATGAAGGGTGAGTTCCTCGATCGCACATTGCGATTGAACGCCAGCTTCTACATGACTGACATCACTGACCTTCAGGTTTCACGTTTTGACCCATCAAACGTTGCCTTCTTGGTCTTCATGGAGAACGTTGGTGATGCGGAGTCAAACGGTGTTGATCTTGACTTCCAGTGGGCGCCTACAAACAACCTGATCATTTCAGGTGCGGCGAGTTTCCTGGATACAAAGATCACTCGATTGAACCCTCAGCTTGAAGGTGTTGCTGTACCAGTGGGCTCTGAGCTACCACTCGCACCAAGCTTCTCGGGTAATATCCGTGCTCGTTATGACTTCGAGCTTCCCAATATGGGTGCTAACGGCTACTTCACCGGTGCGGTTACATACCGTGGCGAGTCTGTAGCGGGCATCGTGGGTAGTGCGGCGTTCATGAACGACACAGGTATCCTCGCCTACGGCCGTGACTCTGGTCTTGGTCAGCAGGACGAAGGTGGCACATTTGGTACTGTTGCAGACCGCAACGGTGCATTGCCCTCGAACTCACGTTTCGTGAACGAGGCAGCCACTATGGTGAACGTTGCTGCAGGTATTGAGAAAGACAACTGGCTCGCTGAGCTGTATGTCCGCAATATCACAAGCGAAGAAGGTGCGATCGTGCAGACAGCGGGTAAGTTCTCGCCGGAAGCAACGGTTAACCGTCCTCGCACCGTGGGCCTGAGACTGTCTTATCGCTTCTGATTAGATACCGAAGCGTAGTACCCTCAAAGGGCGGACAATTGTCCGCCCTTTTTTATTTCCGAAAGAAAGATGTGACTTAAGTGATTGCAGAATCGATACAAAAAGCCCGAGTGGCTATGAGCAAGCGTAACTTCGATGAAGCGAGGTCTTTGCTCGACGAGGCTCTATCCGCAGAGGCGGAAAACTTTGAAGCCAAGTACACCCTTGCTGTGCTCAATCGTGCAGAGGGACAAATCGACCAGGCTAAAGCGTTGCTAAAAGCGCTTGTTGAAGAGAAGCCAGACTTTGGCCGTGGCTTCCAAGAGCTGGGTCTTTGTGAGCTCGCACTTAAACAAGAGCCTGCGGCGATAAGCGCGTTTGAGCGCGCCGTTGAAGTTGACGGATCACTCATCGAAAGCTGGAAATTTTTAGCAGCAGCGTACCGACGTAAGGGCGACTCGCGGGCCGAGCAAGCAGTGATGCAGGTTGAGTTTTTGGCCTCGCTCCCCCAAGAGCTGCGAACGGTGATTAGCTATCTTGCCGCCAATCGGTTGGGTGACGCTGAGCGTCTCTGTCGCTACTTCATGCAGCAAAACAAAACGCATGTTGAAGGTATGCGGCTGATGGCTGAGATAGCCACACGCACAGGGGTATTTGACGATGCTGAGTTTTTGCTGGAAACCGTCATGGAACTCGCGCCTGATCATATCGAGGCTGAAGTTCAGCTGGCACACGTGCTTCTCAGGCGGCAGCGTTTCCACAAAGCGCATAAGCGTGTGAAGGCCATCTACGAAAGAGACAAAAACCCATCTTCGCAAGTTCAGGCGCTCTACGCGTCCGTATGTTTTGGTGTCGGTGAAAACGACGAGGCCATCAAAACCTACCAAGAAATGATTCGCGTTTCACCCAATGATCCGCAACTTAGGGTATCGCTGGCGCACATCTACAACGCCACGGGCGAATCTCCGAAAGCAGTCGATTTATTCAAGCAAGCCTATGGCTTAAAACCTGATTTTGGCGACGCATTCTGGAGCCTGGCGAATACCAAGTCTTATCGCTTTACAGGAGCAGAGCTGGCCGCCATGACGGAGTGCGTCAACGCGCCTTCTACGCCACAAATTGATAAAACACAGATGCAATTTGCGCTAGGTAAGGCATACGAAGACAGTAAAGATTACGACACTGCCTTTAGCCATTACCAAGCGGGCAACACTCTAAAGCGCGAGACTTCGAACCACAGTAAAGAGCAGCTTGATATTCGAATTTCAACGCAGCTCGATGTATGCACTGCCGAGCTATTCGAGCGCCTAAAGGATGTGGGGCACAATGCGCCCGATCCCATCTTCATTTTGGGGCTACCTCGGGCGGGGTCGACGCTACTTGAGCAAATTCTTGCATCACATTCGAAAGTCGATGGCACGATGGAGCTGCATGACATTCTCGACCTCGCAAAGCGTCTGCGAGGCCGAGATAAAGCGAGCGATCCCAGTCCTCGCTATCCGCGCATCCTGGAGGAGCTACCGACTGAACGGTTTGCGCAGTTTGGCCAGCAATTCATTGAGGATACACGCGCCTACCGAGGGACCGCGCCGTATTTCATCGACAAGATGCCCAATAACTTTTTCCATATCGGCTTGATCAAGCTGATTCTTCCAAACGCAAAGGTGATCGACGCACGGCGCCACCCCATGGCCTGCTGTTTTAGCGGGTACAAGCAGTTATTTGGTGAGGGCCAAGAGTTCTCGTGCGGGCTGGAGGAAATCGGGAATTACTATCGCCAGTATGTTGATTTAATGAATCACTGGGATGAAGTTTTGCCTGGTTTTGTTCTGCGAGTTCAACACGAAGACGTCATCGCTGACCTCGAGGGGCAGGTCCGGCGAATACTCGATTTTTGTGGCTTAGAGTTTGAGGAGTCCTGCGTTGAGTTTCATAAAACAAAGCGCACCGTTCGAACCCCAAGTGCGGAACAGGTACGGCAGCCAATCAATAAATCAGGTGTGGATCAGTGGTGTAATTTCGAGTCTCACTTAGACCCTCTGAAACACGCACTCGGTCCTGACATTCTTGAGGCCTACGGAATAACCCCACCTGCATGATCTTTTCGTCGAGCAGAAAGTTCGTTTTCTTTGCCGTCCCTAAAACAGGGACTCACTCAGTGAGAGAACAACTCCGCCCTTTACTGGCGGAGGGCGATTGGGAACAACAACTGCTGACGGGGAGGATGCTAAGCCCACTCAAACCACTTGCGGAGATAGGTCACGGCCACATTTCATATGTACAACTGGCCTCAATCGTTGGCGAACATTCCGTGCGAGACATGCACTGCTTCGCGTTTGTTCGTCACCCAATCGACCGATTCATGTCGGCCTGCGCCTTCCTCGCGCGAACGGATCCAAGTTACAACGACGACCCTATTGCCTGGTCGCAACGCGCATTTTCGCGCCCCCAATTTCGCAGCCGTGTGCTCATTCGACCACAGACTGAGATGCTGACCGACACTCATGGGGAGCTGGCGATGTCGTATATAGGTCGTTACGAGTCTCTCCAAACCGACTTAAATGCGGTTTTAGAGCACCTAGGGGCACCCAATGCAGAGCTTTCTCAACGGAACGTCACCCAAAACCAAAAACCACTCCTCACCGGTTCTTCGGCGTTTATCGAAGAGCTAAAAGACTTTTATGAAGCGGACTTCAGGCTGCTGGGCTACGACCGGGACTGAACTCCGCTACACGCCGTGGTCGTAGAGCCGCTGCGAGAATACGCTGGTTGATGATGGGGTTGATACCCACTTTATTTGACTCAGTTACGAGCACTCTAGGATTCGGTAGCAGCTGACCCGCTGTTCGCTCCAACACCTTTCGATACTCTGGAAAAGCGACCTCCGTAAATCCATGAAGACTCCAAATCTCTCGCCAGTCGTGCACAAGATCGAGGAGTAAATGACGGTACTGGCGCATGATACTTGGATCGTTTTCAATATTAGCCTCGCAGTCCTGCAGCACCTGTTCGACGATCGCCAACATCTCGCCAGGCGCCATAACAGGTGCGACCGGAAATTGTTCGGTCCGCAAGGCAAATTGCTCGCCGTCTCCTGGCAACACGTGAATAGGTGACATCGTCTCCGCTTCACGAACCGTCTGCCAAAATCTCGAGGAGCCCGCGAGGTCAATCACCAGATGCACACGTCGCACATCGCTTGCGTTGACTACTCGGTGGCGCCGCCAAGAGTCGAACAACCAACTCTCTCCCGCACCCATATGCACAGATTCTTCACCGCAATAAAAAACGACGCCTGGGTCAGTGATGATCGGCACATGAATGCGAACGCGACTCACCCAGTGATAGTTAAAATCGACGTGCTCCGCGACCTCTGCGCCGGGCTCGAGGCGCATAAGCCGCGATCTAGCAACCACCTCATTGAATGAAGAGACCACCTGACTCAAGTAAGGCGAAGAGGTCAGCGCTTTAGTGGCTTTCATTGCGCCATCGAACGCATGGTTCATTTCACCGTTCACGGAAACGAGGGGAACCGCCGAATTACCTGGCAAGCCAGATGGGTGCGCCAGCCAAAAATCGTTAGGCAAACCTGCCACCTCATTACTGAGTGCAGCAACGTCAAAACGCCAGGGTAATTTCAAAAATGGCTGGTTAAATTCCATGTGTGAATTACGCCACATTTACTCTGAATATGACAGATTGCAGTCGAATTGAATTGAATGCTTAGGGCTCAAAGCATTACCATACGCGCCCTCACTTCCACCGCAATAGCAGGCTCGCATGTCAACGGCAGAACTCCCAGATCACGTACTTGTAGCGCTCCGCCGAATTATTCGTGCAACGGACCTACACTCGCGGAAATTGGGAAAGAAAACCGGGCTTACCACGCCTCAACTCGTCATTATTCAAGCAGTGGGTAGCCTGAAGGATCCAACCGTCTCCGATATCGCGAAGGCCGTCAGTCTCAGCTTGGCAACAGTGACCACGATTTTAAACAGGCTAGAGCGGAACGGCGTCGTTAATCGCGCCCGCTCAGCTGTCGACCGGCGACGCGTTATTGTGACGCTTACAGAGGAAGGCCAGACGCTTCGCGGGTCTGCACCCAAACCACTTCAGGACAGCTTTGTCGCCAAATTCAGTCGGCTAGAAACGTGGGAGCAACATTCAATTGTTGCGGCACTCGAGCGCGTTGCGACAATGATGGACGCAGATGAGCTCGATGCAGCGCCGCTACTGGCGAGCGGTGATGAGGTGCTTTAACCGAGTGATTTAGTCAGAGACTTCATAACGATCGAGAAGTCGTCTCTTCCTAGGCCTTGCTCCTGAAGCGTCCGGTAAACGTCAACAGCGCGCTTACCGAACTCAGCGTCAATACCTGACTGCTCCGCGAGCTCATTCGCAAGCCCTAAATCCTTAGCCATGAGATCAACCATAAAGCCAGGCTTGTAGTCGTTACCCGCTGGCGCGCCTTGCATGACGCCGGGCCAAGGGTTGTAAACTTGAAGCGACCAGTTATTGCCCGAACTCGCTTTCATAATCTCAGATTGGACAGCTGGATCGAGCCCATTTGCCGCACCAATTGCCAAGGCCTCGCAGGTGCCAATCATGTGAATGGCGAGCAACATATTATTTGCTGCCTTTGCCACCTGGCCCGCCCCATCGGGTCCTGCATGGAAAATTTTCTCTTCGTTGCCCATGCCCTTGAGGACTTCTTTCGCTCTCACGAAGGCTTCGTCCGTCCCGCCACACATAAAGGCAAGGGTGCCTGCCTGAGCCGCGGCAACACCGCCAGAGACGGGCGTATCCATAAACGCAAGATTTGCAGCACGAGCTGCCTCGTGAAGCTCACGCGCTGTGGCGGCATCAATGGTGCTGGCATCAAGCACGAGCGTTCCCGCAGGCAGCATTGAAAACACGCCGTCATCACCCATCATGACCGACTTCACGTGCTTGCCCGCTGGTAGCATCGAAAAGACAACGTCAGCCCCTGAGGCGGCATCAACCGCAGAGGTGGCCGCTGTGGCACCCGCCGCTACAACATCGGAAAGCGCCGCCTCAGAGAGATCAAACGCCGATACGGACCAACCTGCTTTGAGCAGGTTTTTAGCCATCGGCCCGCCCATATTTCCAAGGCCTATGAATGCAATGCTTGGCATGGCTCCCCCCAATCTATTTTTGTTAGTTCGTCATTACTACCAGGGATAGAACATATCTGGAGCGCCTTCTGGCTCCTGAAAAAACGATTCAAGAACATCTGCGGGAACATCATGAACCGACGCGTATTGCCATTTGGGCTGTCTGTCCTTGTCCACCAAGAGAGCGCGAACACCCTCAGCAAACTCTGGGTCCCGCATGATGTTGGCGCCCAATCTGAGCTCTGTATCGAACACTTCTTTTAGCGAGTAGTTCACCGACTCGTTCAGCTGGCGGAAGATCCAGGCCGCTGCCAGCTTGGAACCATGCGCAAATCCATCACGTGCTTTTTGCAACCAAGCGTTATCGCCATCGTAGGCCAGTAACCGATCAGAAATCTCACCCAAGTCATCTCCTGCCATGAGCGCATCGATCTCAGGCATCAACGGCTCAACCACGCCTGCAGGCATATCCGCTGTTGGCGCCATTCCCAGAATACCGTCCACAATCGCTGTGTTGGACTCTGGGTCTGTCGTCCACTCTGCCGCTACGAGCGCCGCCATCACATCGTGCCGCTGCTCATGCGCGAGGAAGACATCACCGAGGTTAGCAAACAGCGCATCCGCCGCATTGATGTGCGCAGACGTGAGAGACAAGAAACGACCAATCATGCCAGGCGTACGGTTTAAGAAATAGCTACCGCCGACATCAGGGAAAAGCGCGATGGTAATTTCGGGCATACCGATACGTGTTCGTTCGCTCACAACACGGTGGCTGCAGCCCGCCATAACACCCATACCGCCACCCATCACAACGCCGTGGCCCCAGCAAATTACGGGCTTAGGATATGTGAACAGCACATAATTCATCTGGTATTCACGTGCGAAAAAGTTCTCCGCGTAGGTACACGGCCCACCCGGGTTTTCGATCGATGAGCGGCGCAATTCATGCACGTCACCACCGGCGCAGAAGGCTTTCTCACCCTCGCCGTCGATGTATACAGCGGCAATGGAATCGTCCTCGGCCCACTCAAGAAGCTTACCGAGCATAATTTCGATCATCTCAGCATCGAGAGAGTTAAGGATTCGAGGCACATTCAAGGTCAATCGACCTACGCGTCGATCGCCCTCGCCCAAGGTTGAAACAATTACTACATCGTCACTCATCGGTTTTTCCACTCTGGTGTTCGTTTTTCTAAAAAGGCGTTCACGCCTTCCCTTTGATCTTCGGTTGAGAACAACGCGACGAACTCATCGCGCTCTGCCACCAACCCGGCGCTAATCGATATGTCTCGAGCCGAATGAATAAGCCTTTTACAGGCGGCGATCGATGTTGGACTTTGATCCGCCGCACGTTTTGCCAAATCAATCGCCGCTGAGAGCGATGCACCCTGCTCGACTACTTCCTCAACAAGACCGAGCGTCAATGCCTTTTCAGCAGATACTCGCTCGCCGCAGAGAATCATGCGCTTTGCCCAACCCTCGCCAACAAGCTGTGCTAAGCGCTGCGTACCACCGGCACAAGGCAGCAATCCAACCCGAGCCTCAGGTAAGGCAAGTGCTGCGTGCGACTCGGCGATGCGAATGTCACAAGCCAAAGCCACTTCCAGCCCACCACCCATGGCGTAACCGTTAATGGCCGCGATTGATACACCACGGTAATCCGCGAGCGTCTCGAAGGCAGCGCCAAACGCATCACCCATCGCACCTGCAGCAACGGGATCACCACTGGCAAATTGATTCAAGTCAGCACCTGCTGAAAAAAACTTCTCCCCTTGCCCCGTGATGACCAGCGCCCGAACGTCAGCCATCGCATTGAGATTGGTAACAACTGCCTCAAGTGCGGGGAGGCTCTCAAGATCCCAAGTATTGGCTGCAGGGTTGTTTATAGTGACCGTGGCAATGCCATCTTCGATGGCAACCAATACCTTCTCGCTGGGACTGACTCTCATTGAATTACCTCCAGCGCGCCATCCATTAGCGCTTGTCGTGAAATGATGACCCGCATGATTTCGTTGGTTCCCTCAAGAATTTGGTGCACGCGCGTATCACGAACATAGCGCTCCATCGGATACTCGCGGATGTAACCGTAGCCTCCGAATAGTTGCAATGCGTCGTTACAGATCTTGAAACCCGCATCCGTTGCGAAGCGTTTGGCCATGGCGCAATACGTTGGGGCGCTAGCGTCTTTGTTATCGAGTTTGCTGGCGGCCAACCGAATCATCTGTCGTGCTGCAACCAACTCGGTAAGCATGTCGGCAATCTGGAATTGCGTGTGCTGAAACCCCGCAATGGTTGAATCGAACTGTTTGCGGTCCTGTACATAGGCTGTGGCATCGACAATCGCTTGTTGGGCTGTGCCCACTGAGCACGTTGCAATGTTGATACGTCCACCGTCGAGCCCTTCCATTGCGATGGAGAATCCCTGCCCCTCCTCACCCAAACGGTTGGCAGCAGGCACACAGACGTCATCAAAACTTATTTGACGGGTGGGCTGTGCATTCCACCCCATCTTGTGTTCTTTCTTGCCGTAGCTGATGCCCTCAAGGTCAGCTGGCACTAAAAACGCAGTTATCCCTCGAGCGCCCGAATCACCCGTTCTCGCCATCACTACAAGCACGTCGGTATCACCCGCACCCGAGATAAACACCTTGCTTCCCGAGATGCGATACACATCACCATCGCGCTTAGCCGAAGTTCGGAGCGACGCCGCATCAGAACCGGCTCCCGGCTCGGTTAAACAGTAAGACGCGAGCTTCTCCCCAGAAACGAGCGCAGGACACCACTCATCGATCACCGACTGCTGGCAGTATTTGCCAATCATCGCCGTCGCCATGTTGTGAATAGTCAAAAAGGCTGCTGTGGTGGTACATCCCCGTGCCAGCTCTTCCACGATCAGGCTCGCATCAAGTCGCGACATGCCGAGACCGCCCGCTTGCTCGGGCGTATACATACCCATGAAGCCAAGGTCACCGGCGGCTTTCAGTGCAGCTTTGGGAAAAATTGATTCCTCATCCCATTGCGCCGCATGCGGACGAAACTCCGACTGCGCAAATTCTCGCGCACTCGCCGCATACGCCCGCTGCTCTTCGCTTAATTCGAAATCCATAGCCATTGATCTCTCGTGCTTCTGAGGTCGGTAGTCTAATCCATGAACACACATGGCAGGGATACCTTTATGCCAACTCGGCGTCACAGGTTGCTGGTCGACGGTCTCACCGTCCATTAATTCAAAAAATTTGCAATCTTCTCCCGACCGCTCCGCGGATGGAGTTCGCGATTGCAACGCACGGTGGTATTGTCTGTTTAAGCCTGTAAGCTCGCAAAACAATACGATTTTTATTCATTGAAAATAACAACAAATGTCTAAGCTCGAAGACACTACCGTCGCTTTTGCACACACCATCGAAAAGTTGGGGACAGAAGAGTTCATACCCGCTCTTGCCGATACCTTATGTGCTTTTGCGGACGCCGACGATGCTACTGTCATCGTCTACGGCTACGAGGAAATGCCGTCGGTCGCCTTTGCCCGGCCCCTCAAAGGAAAGTATGAAAGCACCCTGAGCACTTATTTAACCGGCCCCTTCTTACTCGATCCGTTTTACAGGGCAGCAGCGTATGACGAACACTTTGGGGTGTTTCGCCTCGCAGACCTTGCCCCCGCCAGCTTCCGAATGTCTGAGTACTACAAGAACTGGTATCGAACTTGTGGCTACGAGGATGAATGCGGACTCTTGGTAAAATTGTCCAAAGACAACTTCCTCAACATTTCGATTGGTCTCACGGATGGGGGGGCGCGGTTCAAGAAAAAGCATGCCAGGGCGCTATCAGATGTTTACGCGATAACGAGCGCGCTTTGCCGCAAACACTTCGACGACATTCTCAAAGCCAAAGCACCTACGATGCGGGAGCGGATGCACCGATCATTGGCAGCGTTTGGCGCGAGCATGCTTACCAAGCGCGAACGGCAGACAGTAGAGCTCGTTTTACTCGGTCACAACACGCGTCTCATCGCCGAAAAATTAGGTATCTCCGTCGAGACGGTCAAACTGCACCGAAAACACGCCTACGCAAAGCTCGATATCAGCTCACAAGCCGAGTTATTTTTTCTGTTTATGGAAGCCCTTTCACACTGGTCAGGTGACCCCGATACTGATCCCCTTATCTCTTATATGGGGAGTAACTAAGCGTGGCAAACCTGTCACTGGCTGATGGTTTCGCTGCGTTGAATCGCGGCGACCTCGCGACTGCAGGCGAGGCCTGCAAACAAGCGCTTAGCGATAATGCGCAACACGTGCCAGCACACTTCCTCGTTGGCCTCGTTGCCCTTGAGGGACAACAACGACGGGTTGCTCACGATGCATTTAAGTCGGTGGTTAAGCTCGACCGAAACCACGCTGCAGCATGGGCGCACTTAGCAAAGTTAAACGTCGGCGAGGGCCGGATAGCGGCGGCAGAATCAGCGTTGAAAGAGGTTCGACGGATTCAGCCTAACGACCCTATGGTGATTGAGCTGACCGGCACAGTGCTCAATTCGCTCGGAGAGTACGAAGCTGCGGAGCTCTTTTTTGAGCGCGCGCATCAGATGGTGCCCAATAATCCCTCAACATTGATGAACCTCGGCAATGTGCGAGTGTTTTTAGGAAAGATCGACGATGCGGTAGGCCTGTTCAAGCAAGCGATTGCCCTCGAGCCCAATAGCGCGCAGTGCCACTGGGGGCTTGCCAACTCAGAGAAAGCCAAGAGTCGAGAGCATATCGATCAAATGCAGGGCTTGATCGAAACCGGACGTCAGTCAAAACGGTCGCAAGGCTTTCTGCATTACGCTATCGGCAAAGAGAGTGAAGACCTAGGCGATTGGCCATCGGCGTTTTCAGCCTTTAGTCAGGGCGCAAAAGCCCGGCGTGAAACCGTTGAATTTAATGAAGCCGACGAAACTGCCATGTTTGAAGCTATCAAAGCCACTTACACGGCAGACTGGCTAACGGCGCGTCCATCCGGCGTGAGAGATCCTTCACCCATATTTGTGCTGGGTCAGCCGCGAACGGGTACTACGCTCATCGAGCGCGTGATTACCAGCCACTCCCAAGTACTCTCAGCGGGTGAGCTGCAGCAATTTGGTCTCGCCGTTCGTCGCGCGTCGAGACATAACGACCCTAAGCGCTTCTCTAGGGATCTGTTCCTAG encodes the following:
- a CDS encoding 3-hydroxyisobutyrate dehydrogenase (PFAM: NAD binding domain of 6-phosphogluconate dehydrogenase~TIGRFAM: 3-hydroxyisobutyrate dehydrogenase) produces the protein MPSIAFIGLGNMGGPMAKNLLKAGWSVSAFDLSEAALSDVVAAGATAATSAVDAASGADVVFSMLPAGKHVKSVMMGDDGVFSMLPAGTLVLDASTIDAATARELHEAARAANLAFMDTPVSGGVAAAQAGTLAFMCGGTDEAFVRAKEVLKGMGNEEKIFHAGPDGAGQVAKAANNMLLAIHMIGTCEALAIGAANGLDPAVQSEIMKASSGNNWSLQVYNPWPGVMQGAPAGNDYKPGFMVDLMAKDLGLANELAEQSGIDAEFGKRAVDVYRTLQEQGLGRDDFSIVMKSLTKSLG
- a CDS encoding enoyl-CoA hydratase/carnithine racemase (PFAM: Enoyl-CoA hydratase/isomerase family; overlaps another CDS with the same product name), with translation MSDDVVIVSTLGEGDRRVGRLTLNVPRILNSLDAEMIEIMLGKLLEWAEDDSIAAVYIDGEGEKAFCAGGDVHELRRSSIENPGGPCTYAENFFAREYQMNYVLFTYPKPVICWGHGVVMGGGMGVMAGCSHRVVSERTRIGMPEITIALFPDVGGSYFLNRTPGMIGRFLSLTSAHINAADALFANLGDVFLAHEQRHDVMAALVAAEWTTDPESNTAIVDGILGMAPTADMPAGVVEPLMPEIDALMAGDDLGEISDRLLAYDGDNAWLQKARDGFAHGSKLAAAWIFRQLNESVNYSLKEVFDTELRLGANIMRDPEFAEGVRALLVDKDRQPKWQYASVHDVPADVLESFFQEPEGAPDMFYPW
- a CDS encoding enoyl-CoA hydratase/carnithine racemase (PFAM: Enoyl-CoA hydratase/isomerase family; overlaps another CDS with the same product name); this translates as MRVSPSEKVLVAIEDGIATVTINNPAANTWDLESLPALEAVVTNLNAMADVRALVITGQGEKFFSAGADLNQFASGDPVAAGAMGDAFGAAFETLADYRGVSIAAINGYAMGGGLEVALACDIRIAESHAALALPEARVGLLPCAGGTQRLAQLVGEGWAKRMILCGERVSAEKALTLGLVEEVVEQGASLSAAIDLAKRAADQSPTSIAACKRLIHSARDISISAGLVAERDEFVALFSTEDQREGVNAFLEKRTPEWKNR
- a CDS encoding acyl-CoA dehydrogenase (PFAM: Acyl-CoA dehydrogenase, C-terminal domain; Acyl-CoA dehydrogenase, middle domain; Acyl-CoA dehydrogenase, N-terminal domain), with amino-acid sequence MAMDFELSEEQRAYAASAREFAQSEFRPHAAQWDEESIFPKAALKAAGDLGFMGMYTPEQAGGLGMSRLDASLIVEELARGCTTTAAFLTIHNMATAMIGKYCQQSVIDEWCPALVSGEKLASYCLTEPGAGSDAASLRTSAKRDGDVYRISGSKVFISGAGDTDVLVVMARTGDSGARGITAFLVPADLEGISYGKKEHKMGWNAQPTRQISFDDVCVPAANRLGEEGQGFSIAMEGLDGGRINIATCSVGTAQQAIVDATAYVQDRKQFDSTIAGFQHTQFQIADMLTELVAARQMIRLAASKLDNKDASAPTYCAMAKRFATDAGFKICNDALQLFGGYGYIREYPMERYVRDTRVHQILEGTNEIMRVIISRQALMDGALEVIQ
- a CDS encoding DNA-binding protein with HTH domain (PFAM: Bacterial regulatory proteins, luxR family) — encoded protein: MSKLEDTTVAFAHTIEKLGTEEFIPALADTLCAFADADDATVIVYGYEEMPSVAFARPLKGKYESTLSTYLTGPFLLDPFYRAAAYDEHFGVFRLADLAPASFRMSEYYKNWYRTCGYEDECGLLVKLSKDNFLNISIGLTDGGARFKKKHARALSDVYAITSALCRKHFDDILKAKAPTMRERMHRSLAAFGASMLTKRERQTVELVLLGHNTRLIAEKLGISVETVKLHRKHAYAKLDISSQAELFFLFMEALSHWSGDPDTDPLISYMGSN